A window of Acidobacteriota bacterium contains these coding sequences:
- a CDS encoding carboxypeptidase regulatory-like domain-containing protein translates to MILRKWLLIGLGAVLLLTAGSASAQLTGGTLSGVVHDASGGVMPNAGVEIRNQETGATRTLTTDERGRYQAPNLSLGSYSITAQLAGFRASVRSGITLTVG, encoded by the coding sequence ATGATTTTGCGCAAGTGGTTACTAATTGGATTGGGTGCAGTGCTGCTATTGACCGCCGGGTCAGCCTCGGCACAACTGACAGGAGGCACCCTCTCCGGCGTCGTACATGACGCCAGCGGCGGCGTCATGCCCAATGCCGGTGTTGAAATTCGCAACCAGGAAACCGGGGCCACGCGAACGCTCACCACCGATGAGCGAGGACGTTATCAAGCACCGAATCTATCGCTCGGGAGCTACTCCATCACGGCTCAACTGGCAGGATTCCGCGCCTCGGTGCGCTCTGGAATCACCCTGACCGTGGGGCA
- a CDS encoding DUF1592 domain-containing protein — protein MRHLLQFWSGLPLLILATAAPVSALAQTSTVSTSQALLNRYCITCHNEKLNTAGLRLDQANLSKVAAEGEVWEKVVKKLRGGAMPPVGAPRPDKKDQNAMVAYLVTSLDGSAAAAPNPGHAPGLHRLNRAEYRNAIRDLLAVDVDEVSLPPDDSGFGFDNIGSVLSVSPLLMERYLSSARKISRTAVGEPLARADFRRYEISSMLDQQERMSDDLPFGSRGGAAIKHMFPLDGDYQFRIRLQRDAGTDIVRGLAESHEVDLRLDGNRLKLFSVGGPSAAAKPAKPGAVPEPADVSLVVRATVQAGSRAVAVTFPSQIMDAEGVIRPDQALASLSAPAVESILIEGPFESKGPGQTASRQKIFTCAPASSTNGEACARQILTQLARRAYRRPVNEDDIQLLLSLFRQGRERAGFQHGISEALRVILVNPNFLFRIESDRAIRSVQGAFPVSDLELASRLSFFLWSSIPDDELLALAEKGKLNEPGAVEKQARRMLADPRAEALVTNFAGQWLLLRSVKMAQPDRGEFPDFDGSLREAFQKELEMFFASMLREDRSLLDLLTADYTFVNERLAKHYGIARIYGSHFRRVKLTDENRWGLLGKAGILTATSYSSRTSPVQRGKWLLENLLATPPPPPPPNVPSLQERNDEGKILSMRQEMEKHRANPACAACHARMDPLGFALENFDAIGRWREASGPENLPVDSSGVLPSGSKFRGPAELSKLLAGDPELFAGAVTEKLLTYALGRGLEYYDATAVRKILRGAAASNFRWSSVIVGIVSSTPFRMRTQAEPAQVAAK, from the coding sequence GTGAGACATCTGCTGCAATTCTGGTCAGGGCTACCGTTGCTGATCCTGGCAACAGCCGCCCCCGTTTCGGCCTTGGCCCAGACGTCGACTGTGTCGACCTCGCAGGCCTTGCTCAATCGCTACTGCATAACCTGCCACAATGAAAAACTCAATACCGCCGGCTTACGGCTCGATCAGGCCAACTTGAGCAAAGTTGCCGCCGAGGGCGAGGTGTGGGAAAAAGTCGTCAAGAAGCTGCGCGGCGGGGCCATGCCTCCGGTGGGCGCGCCTCGGCCGGACAAGAAAGACCAGAACGCGATGGTCGCCTATCTGGTGACAAGCTTGGATGGCTCGGCGGCTGCTGCGCCCAATCCAGGCCACGCGCCGGGATTGCACCGTTTGAACCGTGCGGAATATCGAAACGCGATCCGCGATCTGTTGGCGGTGGATGTCGACGAAGTCTCCTTGCCGCCGGATGATTCCGGCTTTGGTTTTGACAACATTGGGTCGGTGCTTTCCGTCTCGCCGCTTTTAATGGAGCGCTATCTTTCCTCGGCGCGGAAAATCAGCCGCACTGCCGTAGGCGAGCCGCTGGCGAGGGCCGATTTCCGCCGTTATGAAATTTCCTCGATGCTGGATCAGCAAGAGCGCATGAGCGATGACTTGCCGTTTGGTTCTCGCGGTGGAGCGGCCATCAAGCACATGTTCCCGCTCGACGGCGATTACCAGTTTCGCATTCGTCTGCAGCGGGATGCGGGAACGGACATCGTGCGTGGCCTAGCCGAGTCGCACGAGGTGGACCTACGGTTGGACGGCAATCGCCTCAAATTGTTTTCCGTGGGAGGTCCGTCGGCTGCCGCCAAGCCGGCAAAGCCGGGGGCGGTTCCCGAGCCGGCCGATGTGAGCCTAGTGGTCCGTGCCACGGTGCAGGCTGGCTCGCGCGCAGTCGCCGTAACATTTCCCAGCCAGATCATGGATGCAGAGGGTGTCATTCGCCCGGACCAGGCCCTGGCCAGTCTAAGCGCGCCGGCGGTTGAGAGCATCCTGATCGAGGGCCCATTTGAAAGCAAGGGTCCGGGGCAAACTGCCAGCAGGCAGAAGATTTTCACCTGCGCACCAGCTTCCAGCACCAATGGCGAGGCCTGCGCGAGGCAAATTCTGACTCAGCTGGCGCGACGCGCCTACCGGCGACCGGTGAATGAGGATGACATCCAGTTGCTGCTTTCGCTATTCCGCCAGGGCCGTGAGCGAGCGGGATTCCAGCACGGCATTTCCGAGGCGCTACGTGTGATTCTGGTGAATCCGAACTTCCTATTCCGCATTGAATCGGACAGGGCAATCCGATCGGTACAGGGCGCATTTCCCGTCAGCGATTTGGAGTTGGCTTCCCGGCTTTCGTTTTTCCTCTGGAGCAGCATACCGGATGACGAGTTGCTGGCGCTGGCTGAAAAGGGCAAGCTGAACGAGCCCGGTGCGGTTGAAAAACAGGCGCGGCGCATGTTAGCCGATCCCCGCGCCGAAGCGTTAGTTACCAATTTTGCCGGCCAGTGGCTGCTGCTGCGTAGCGTCAAGATGGCCCAGCCGGACCGTGGTGAATTTCCGGATTTCGATGGCAGCCTGCGCGAAGCTTTTCAGAAAGAGCTGGAGATGTTCTTTGCCAGTATGCTGCGTGAAGATCGCAGCCTGCTGGATCTGTTAACCGCCGATTACACGTTCGTAAATGAGCGGCTGGCAAAGCACTACGGAATCGCCCGAATCTATGGGAGCCATTTTCGCCGGGTGAAGTTGACCGACGAGAACCGCTGGGGTCTACTGGGCAAGGCCGGCATCCTGACGGCGACGTCCTATAGCTCGCGCACCTCGCCGGTGCAGAGGGGCAAATGGCTGCTCGAAAATTTGCTGGCGACTCCGCCACCGCCGCCACCACCAAACGTGCCCAGTCTGCAGGAGCGCAACGACGAGGGAAAGATTCTTTCCATGCGTCAAGAGATGGAGAAACACCGCGCCAATCCGGCCTGCGCGGCTTGCCACGCCCGCATGGACCCGCTTGGATTCGCGCTGGAAAATTTTGATGCCATCGGCCGCTGGCGTGAGGCCAGCGGGCCGGAAAACTTGCCTGTGGACTCCTCCGGCGTGTTGCCGAGCGGGAGCAAGTTTAGAGGCCCGGCGGAACTTAGCAAGCTGCTGGCTGGTGATCCTGAGTTGTTTGCTGGTGCCGTCACGGAAAAGCTGCTGACTTACGCGCTGGGTCGCGGGCTCGAGTACTATGACGCTACTGCCGTCAGGAAGATTTTGCGCGGAGCGGCAGCGAGTAATTTCCGTTGGTCTTCCGTGATTGTGGGAATTGTATCCAGCACGCCATTTCGCATGAGGACGCAGGCCGAGCCAGCGCAAGTTGCCGCTAAGTAA